The Bacteroidota bacterium genome contains a region encoding:
- a CDS encoding T9SS type A sorting domain-containing protein, protein MKRLSLFLFLILGNCLFAQSPALVGYWQNWQDAASPYIHLTQVDTTYNVLEVSFAIPSEGTTYNMTFTPDAVPQATLIAQIDSMKAKGKKVVISIGGANAQVKLNDVTQMNTFVSSMTTIINTYHFDGIDIDLENSTVLTGGTISNPTDAWVINLINGIKQLMNNYRTTYHKKMYLTFAPETAYVQGGMSAYGGIFGAYLPVLHALRDSIDILQVQLYNSGSMFGIDGHGYFQGTADFIVAMTEAVIHGFNTAGGQFTGFNANHVAVGLPACVGAAGAGSFIHPDTVKAAIKYLMGTGPKPGNYTRVSTYPNLRGMMTWSINWDNTTTCHTTRYEFAKNFARIFSPGSIGINEVTSNVKNFRLEQNYPNPFNPSTIINFEVNKSGNVKIQLFDNLGKKIQTLINNFYTAGSYRINFIADNLSAGTYYYKLTAGEFTETRKMLLLK, encoded by the coding sequence ATGAAAAGATTATCACTCTTTTTATTTTTAATTTTAGGAAACTGTCTCTTTGCTCAATCTCCCGCCTTAGTCGGCTACTGGCAAAACTGGCAAGACGCAGCAAGTCCTTACATTCATTTAACTCAGGTCGATACCACTTACAACGTACTCGAAGTTTCGTTCGCTATTCCTTCAGAAGGCACTACTTATAATATGACTTTTACACCCGATGCCGTACCGCAGGCAACTCTCATTGCGCAGATTGATAGTATGAAAGCCAAAGGTAAAAAAGTTGTTATTTCCATTGGAGGGGCAAATGCGCAGGTAAAACTCAATGATGTAACTCAGATGAATACATTTGTAAGTTCAATGACCACAATCATAAACACATATCATTTCGACGGAATAGATATTGACCTGGAAAACTCTACCGTTCTAACCGGAGGAACTATTTCAAATCCCACAGATGCCTGGGTAATAAATCTTATAAACGGCATTAAACAATTGATGAATAATTACCGCACAACTTATCATAAAAAAATGTATCTGACCTTTGCTCCCGAGACTGCCTATGTGCAGGGAGGAATGTCGGCATACGGTGGAATTTTCGGAGCATATCTTCCTGTTCTGCATGCATTGAGAGATTCGATAGATATTCTTCAAGTTCAATTATACAACAGCGGAAGCATGTTCGGCATTGACGGACATGGGTATTTCCAGGGTACAGCTGATTTTATTGTTGCTATGACTGAAGCCGTTATTCACGGGTTCAATACTGCAGGCGGACAGTTTACAGGATTTAATGCAAATCATGTTGCAGTCGGTTTGCCTGCCTGCGTCGGTGCAGCGGGTGCAGGTTCGTTCATTCATCCCGATACAGTGAAAGCTGCTATTAAATATTTAATGGGAACGGGACCAAAGCCGGGTAATTACACAAGAGTAAGCACTTATCCGAACCTGCGGGGAATGATGACATGGTCAATCAACTGGGATAACACAACAACATGCCATACTACCCGATATGAATTTGCAAAAAACTTTGCAAGAATATTTTCGCCGGGTTCAATAGGAATAAATGAAGTTACATCAAATGTTAAAAATTTCAGATTGGAGCAAAATTATCCTAATCCTTTCAATCCTTCAACAATTATAAATTTTGAAGTTAATAAATCAGGTAATGTTAAAATACAATTGTTCGATAATCTCGGAAAAAAAATTCAAACGCTTATAAATAATTTTTATACTGCAGGAAGCTACCGGATAAATTTCATTGCTGATAACTTATCTGCGGGAACTTACTATTATAAATTAACAGCAGGAGAATTTACCGAGACAAGAAAAATGCTTCTTTTGAAGTAG
- a CDS encoding DUF4159 domain-containing protein, with product MKIFASIILLLLVGTNIFAQTDGVNKNSSPFKIARLKYSGGGDWYNDPSAEINMMDYLKKNTTVDVDEPKFYSVDIASDDIFNYPFILITGHGNISFSDNEAARLRKYCESGGFLYADDDYGMDEAFRREIKKVFSNEEMKELPFSHPIYNSQFKFPNGLPKIHEHDGKPAQGFGIYKNGRLCMYYTYETNISDGWADTKEHNDPPEKKEESFKMGTNIIVYMLSN from the coding sequence ATGAAAATTTTTGCAAGTATAATATTATTACTACTAGTAGGTACAAATATTTTTGCGCAGACAGACGGCGTAAATAAAAATTCTTCGCCGTTTAAAATTGCGCGTCTGAAATACTCAGGCGGGGGTGACTGGTATAACGACCCATCTGCAGAAATAAACATGATGGACTATCTGAAAAAGAATACAACAGTAGATGTTGATGAACCTAAGTTCTATTCAGTCGATATTGCCTCCGATGATATCTTTAACTACCCGTTTATTTTAATTACAGGACACGGAAATATTTCCTTTTCTGATAATGAAGCTGCGCGTTTAAGAAAGTATTGTGAGAGCGGCGGATTTTTATATGCAGATGATGACTACGGAATGGACGAGGCGTTCAGGCGAGAGATAAAAAAAGTTTTTTCTAACGAGGAAATGAAAGAGCTTCCTTTCTCTCATCCGATTTACAATTCACAGTTTAAATTCCCTAACGGACTTCCGAAAATCCACGAGCATGACGGCAAGCCTGCGCAGGGATTCGGAATTTATAAAAACGGAAGGCTCTGCATGTACTATACATATGAAACAAATATTTCTGACGGATGGGCAGATACAAAGGAGCATAACGACCCGCCGGAAAAAAAGGAAGAGTCATTTAAGATGGGTACCAACATTATAGTTTATATGCTGAGCAATTAA
- a CDS encoding ABC transporter ATP-binding protein, producing MLKIQNLRKTFKNADAEVSDVINIPDFSLQENFQLAVSGKSGSGKSTFLNLIAGIISQDNGEIFFNDEKISSLSESKRDAFRSKNIGYIFQTFNLLQGFTAIENVMLGMMFANNHDRNKAEVLLNKVGLAKKMNNKPSELSVGEQQRVAIARAVANSPKLILADEPTANLDAKNGELAIDLIKNICEENKISLLLVSHEADIINKFENKINFEDINKTATI from the coding sequence ATGCTGAAGATTCAGAATCTAAGAAAAACGTTTAAAAATGCCGATGCAGAGGTTTCTGATGTGATTAACATACCGGATTTTTCGTTACAGGAAAATTTTCAGCTTGCTGTTTCGGGCAAAAGCGGCTCAGGCAAGAGCACGTTTTTAAATCTTATTGCAGGAATAATTTCTCAGGATAATGGCGAGATATTTTTCAACGATGAAAAAATTTCTTCCCTATCTGAATCAAAGCGCGATGCCTTCCGCTCAAAAAATATCGGATACATTTTCCAGACATTCAACTTACTGCAGGGATTTACAGCGATAGAAAATGTTATGCTAGGAATGATGTTTGCTAACAATCACGACAGAAATAAAGCAGAAGTTCTTTTAAATAAAGTCGGACTTGCAAAAAAGATGAACAATAAGCCCTCTGAGTTATCAGTCGGCGAGCAGCAGCGTGTAGCAATTGCCCGCGCAGTTGCTAATTCACCTAAACTCATTTTAGCAGATGAACCCACTGCAAACCTTGATGCAAAGAATGGCGAGCTTGCCATCGACCTTATAAAAAATATCTGCGAAGAAAATAAAATCTCTTTGCTGCTTGTTTCACATGAAGCCGATATAATAAATAAGTTTGAGAATAAAATTAATTTTGAAGATATAAATAAGACGGCAACCATATGA
- a CDS encoding ABC transporter permease, with product MSIFRIVWKNIKQRSLASVLTMFSIMLGVALVVSILILKQESQDAFNQTATGYEIIVGPKGSSLQLTLNTIYQIGVPIQNMPYDTYDKLKNDKRVKLAIPYVLGDNFKNHRFIGTTPEIFSDFSYQKDKKYSLKEGKFFTKDFEVVIGNETAQKTGLKIGDAFSGSHGVENYEGSEGMFEHAEFKFTVVGILEKTFTPIDKVIFTSMNSIWEIHHHEAEEKYAERKDTTHHEFEKSVTAILVSLKSPVYFDLLRRQINENKYEGINAQAVIPVFEIKQLFDIIGNINSILIIIAYLVVFVAVISILVSIYNSMNERKRDIAIMRSLGARKQTILNIILIEGFIISFIGGILGIIISHLLIFIFKDTISNIAGIQISGTVFNVFEFYILTGTVLLGLIVTIIPALKAYNTDVASNLAPVS from the coding sequence ATGAGTATCTTCAGAATCGTTTGGAAAAATATTAAGCAGAGAAGTCTGGCGTCAGTACTGACAATGTTCTCTATAATGCTTGGAGTAGCCCTCGTTGTTTCAATTTTAATTTTAAAGCAGGAAAGTCAGGATGCGTTTAATCAGACAGCAACAGGCTACGAAATAATCGTCGGACCCAAAGGTAGTTCATTACAATTAACACTCAATACAATTTACCAAATAGGTGTACCGATACAAAATATGCCCTATGATACCTATGATAAATTAAAGAATGATAAGAGAGTAAAGCTTGCTATTCCTTATGTACTGGGAGATAATTTTAAAAATCACAGATTTATCGGCACAACTCCCGAAATTTTTTCTGACTTCTCTTATCAGAAAGATAAAAAATATAGTTTAAAAGAAGGTAAGTTCTTTACAAAAGATTTTGAAGTTGTAATAGGAAATGAAACTGCGCAGAAAACCGGACTGAAAATCGGAGATGCATTTTCCGGCTCGCACGGAGTAGAAAATTACGAAGGCAGTGAGGGAATGTTTGAACATGCCGAGTTCAAATTTACTGTCGTCGGAATTTTAGAAAAGACATTTACACCAATAGATAAAGTAATATTTACTTCGATGAATTCCATCTGGGAAATTCATCACCATGAAGCAGAAGAAAAATATGCAGAGCGAAAAGACACGACTCATCACGAATTTGAAAAATCAGTAACTGCAATTTTAGTCAGTTTAAAAAGTCCGGTTTATTTTGATTTACTAAGAAGGCAAATCAACGAAAATAAATACGAAGGAATAAACGCTCAGGCAGTAATACCGGTTTTCGAAATAAAGCAATTGTTCGATATAATAGGGAATATAAATTCAATTTTAATAATCATTGCTTACTTAGTTGTCTTCGTTGCAGTGATTTCAATATTAGTTTCGATTTACAATTCTATGAACGAAAGAAAAAGAGATATTGCAATTATGCGTTCATTAGGAGCAAGAAAGCAAACTATTCTGAATATAATTCTTATAGAAGGATTTATCATAAGTTTCATAGGAGGAATTCTTGGAATTATAATCTCGCACTTATTGATTTTTATTTTTAAAGATACAATTTCAAACATAGCGGGTATTCAGATAAGCGGAACGGTATTTAATGTATTCGAGTTTTATATCCTCACAGGAACAGTTTTACTGGGTTTAATAGTTACAATTATTCCTGCACTAAAGGCATATAACACTGATGTGGCAAGCAATCTTGCTCCGGTCAGTTAA
- a CDS encoding DUF3299 domain-containing protein: MKKLKSKFANNIPYLGYAVFIIAVCTSIFSNKDTSGKSYVYNTKGEKVELSKINFTANTKSDSSKKGSLDGTQQINAPKTDFVPVDTTKPFNKITFRQLRTYVPGQTVPQEIKDMDGKNVNIIGFMTPLNALEKMDEFLLCSAPPLSCYCAPPIFINEIIYVKLTNGVKTDFKTGVVKISGRFKVNMDVKDEYSDIIYSIDGVSIE; this comes from the coding sequence ATGAAAAAATTAAAATCAAAATTTGCAAACAATATTCCTTATTTAGGATATGCAGTTTTTATAATAGCAGTATGCACAAGTATTTTTTCCAATAAAGATACGAGCGGAAAAAGCTATGTGTACAATACTAAAGGTGAAAAAGTTGAGCTTAGTAAAATTAATTTTACTGCTAATACTAAAAGTGACTCAAGCAAAAAAGGTTCGCTAGATGGCACTCAGCAGATAAATGCTCCTAAAACAGATTTTGTACCTGTAGATACAACAAAGCCGTTTAATAAAATTACATTCAGACAGTTGCGTACATATGTGCCGGGACAAACGGTTCCGCAGGAAATAAAAGATATGGATGGCAAGAATGTAAATATAATCGGCTTCATGACTCCCCTGAACGCATTGGAAAAAATGGATGAGTTTTTATTGTGCTCCGCACCTCCACTTAGCTGTTATTGCGCGCCACCGATTTTTATAAATGAAATAATATACGTAAAGCTTACAAACGGAGTGAAGACGGACTTCAAAACAGGCGTCGTAAAAATCAGCGGAAGATTTAAAGTTAATATGGATGTAAAGGATGAGTACTCCGATATAATTTACTCAATAGACGGCGTTTCAATAGAATAA
- the carB gene encoding carbamoyl-phosphate synthase large subunit, with protein sequence MPKSKKINPDLFLKAKKFGFSDKQLAHILNATEEKIRNYRDKNKIYPVYKTVDTCAAEFDANTPYHYSTYEKYNEVKSSDKEKIIILGGGPNRIGQGIEFDYCCVRCVKALRAEGYEVIMINCNPETVSTDYDITDKLYFEPLTVEDVLNIIRYEKNVKGIIVSFGGQTPLKLSKELEKNGLKVLGTSSENIDVAEDRKKFGKLLDELKIPKPEYGTALSLKEAIKIANKIGYPVLVRPSYVLGGRAMQIVYNDEQLTEFFFEAAKLSGKHPVLIDKFLEEAREIDVDAIGDGKDVYIGGIMQHIEEAGIHSGDSTSILPPISLSAKNLKEIKDYTKKLAIALEVKGLLNIQYAIKDNVVYVIEANPRASRTVPFVSKTTGVQLATIAAQVIAGKKLKDFRLKKFDDIKYIGVKESVFPFQKFPKVKMFLGPEMRSTGEVMGIGATFGEAMLKAQTSTGNLLPTEGNVFVSLNNNDKKSKSLKIVKEFVDMGFGIIGTIGTAKYLNENGIKAEPVFKVLEGRPNVVDRIKNGDIKLVINTPLGKESRYDEYAIGWAAVQQKIPFITTLSAADSVVQGIKELKSGRVNVKSLQEYYVE encoded by the coding sequence ATGCCAAAATCAAAAAAAATAAATCCTGACCTCTTTTTAAAAGCAAAGAAGTTCGGATTTTCAGATAAGCAGCTCGCCCATATTTTAAATGCCACAGAAGAAAAAATAAGAAACTACAGGGATAAAAATAAAATTTACCCTGTGTATAAAACTGTTGATACATGCGCAGCAGAGTTTGATGCAAATACACCTTATCATTACTCCACTTACGAAAAATATAATGAAGTAAAATCCTCAGATAAAGAAAAGATTATTATCTTGGGCGGAGGACCTAACCGCATAGGACAGGGAATTGAATTTGATTACTGCTGCGTTCGCTGTGTAAAAGCTCTTCGCGCAGAAGGATATGAAGTAATAATGATTAACTGTAATCCCGAAACAGTCTCAACAGATTACGATATAACAGATAAATTATATTTTGAACCGCTGACAGTAGAAGATGTTTTGAATATTATAAGATATGAAAAAAATGTAAAAGGAATAATTGTCAGCTTCGGAGGACAGACTCCGTTAAAGCTCTCTAAGGAATTAGAGAAAAACGGATTAAAAGTATTAGGAACGTCATCGGAAAATATTGATGTAGCAGAGGATAGGAAGAAATTTGGTAAACTGTTAGATGAATTAAAAATTCCGAAGCCTGAGTACGGAACTGCATTAAGTTTAAAAGAAGCAATTAAGATTGCAAATAAAATCGGTTACCCTGTATTGGTGAGACCTTCGTATGTATTAGGCGGGAGAGCAATGCAGATAGTTTATAATGATGAACAGCTCACGGAATTTTTCTTTGAGGCAGCAAAGCTTTCGGGAAAACATCCTGTATTAATTGACAAATTTTTAGAAGAGGCGCGTGAGATTGACGTTGATGCAATCGGCGACGGGAAAGATGTTTACATAGGAGGAATTATGCAGCATATAGAGGAAGCGGGGATTCACTCAGGCGATAGCACGTCTATACTTCCTCCCATTTCTTTATCTGCGAAAAATCTTAAAGAGATAAAAGATTATACTAAAAAGCTTGCAATTGCTCTTGAAGTAAAAGGACTGCTGAATATTCAATATGCAATTAAGGACAACGTTGTATATGTTATCGAAGCGAATCCGAGAGCATCGCGGACAGTTCCGTTTGTAAGCAAGACAACAGGCGTTCAGCTTGCAACTATTGCAGCGCAGGTAATTGCAGGAAAGAAATTAAAAGATTTTAGGCTGAAGAAGTTTGACGATATAAAATATATCGGAGTGAAGGAATCGGTTTTTCCGTTCCAGAAATTCCCGAAAGTAAAAATGTTTTTAGGACCGGAGATGCGCTCAACAGGAGAAGTTATGGGCATCGGCGCAACGTTCGGAGAAGCTATGTTAAAAGCGCAGACATCGACAGGAAATTTATTGCCTACAGAAGGAAATGTATTTGTGAGCCTTAACAACAATGATAAGAAGTCTAAGTCGTTAAAGATCGTCAAAGAATTTGTTGACATGGGATTTGGAATTATAGGAACAATCGGCACAGCAAAATACTTGAACGAAAACGGAATAAAAGCAGAGCCTGTATTTAAAGTCCTGGAAGGAAGACCTAACGTAGTTGACAGAATTAAGAACGGAGATATAAAACTTGTAATAAATACTCCATTGGGAAAGGAATCACGTTATGATGAGTATGCAATCGGATGGGCAGCAGTGCAGCAGAAGATACCGTTTATTACAACGCTTTCTGCAGCTGACTCAGTTGTACAGGGAATTAAAGAATTAAAATCAGGCAGAGTGAATGTAAAAAGCCTGCAGGAATATTATGTGGAATAG
- the apaG gene encoding Co2+/Mg2+ efflux protein ApaG — protein MTNPNSDTTTEGIRIEVTPEFIPERSEPDKKLFFFIYNIRITNNSEENLQLLSRYWLIINADGDENEVKGEGVVGQFPYLKPGQNFEYSSFTPLDTEWGTMEGHYTFEKDNGEKIDAKIGRFYLTSDILV, from the coding sequence ATGACAAATCCAAATTCAGATACAACAACAGAGGGAATAAGAATAGAGGTGACTCCCGAATTTATTCCCGAGCGCTCAGAGCCCGATAAAAAACTTTTCTTTTTTATCTATAACATCCGTATTACAAATAACAGTGAGGAGAACTTGCAGTTGCTTTCACGTTATTGGTTAATTATCAATGCTGACGGAGATGAAAATGAAGTTAAAGGCGAAGGCGTTGTAGGTCAGTTTCCGTATCTGAAACCCGGGCAAAATTTTGAATACTCAAGCTTTACTCCGCTTGATACTGAATGGGGCACAATGGAAGGCCATTATACTTTTGAAAAAGATAACGGCGAAAAGATTGATGCGAAGATTGGAAGATTTTATTTAACTAGTGATATCTTAGTTTAA
- a CDS encoding RNA-binding transcriptional accessory protein, translating to MNPLHTKQIANELSITQKQVLAVAQLLNEDATVPFIARYRKEVTGSLDEVVIAAVRDRISQLEELDKRRAAILNSLEERKLLTDELKEKIEAAITLTELEDIYLPYRPKRRTKATVAKEKGLEPLGESIFAQGDIDIIAEAEKYIDAEKGVNTIEEALQGARDIIAEWVSENQEAREKMRDLYQKKGVFISKVVSGKEEEGIKYKDYYEWREPISSAPSHRVLAMRRGENEGFLSLKAEPETEEAINLMQSIFVKGNNDSAAQVKIAIDDSYKRLLGPSMETEARVISKETADKEAIAVFADNLRQLLLAAPLGEKRVLAIDPGFRTGCKVVCLDENGKLLKNDNIYPTQSDAMKKLAAEKLIKLAEEYKPDVIAIGNGTASRETEAFVKTVDFGRDIPTIMVNESGASIYSASEVAREEFPDYDVTVRGSVSIGRRLMDPLAELVKIDAKSIGVGQYQHDVDQKALKEKLDDVVISCVNKVGVELNTASKELLTYVSGLGPKLAKSIIDYRNDKGAFKSRDEVLKVPRLGNKAFEQAAGFLRIRDAKNPLDSSAVHPESYDIVYQMAKDVGCTVEELMHSDELRKKININKYVSDTVGLPTLNDIMDELAKPGRDPRQKFELFKFAEGIEKMEDLKPGMKLPGIVTNLTAFGAFVDIGVHQDGLVHISQITDRFIKNPAEVLKVAQKVDVTVVEVDLARKRIQLSMKEPGAKPVVKNTNTKVDPNAFKAKQQSKMEEKEDKLKMLLEKFKK from the coding sequence ATGAATCCCTTACACACAAAACAAATTGCTAACGAACTTTCCATAACACAGAAACAGGTGCTTGCAGTTGCGCAGTTATTAAACGAAGATGCAACTGTGCCGTTCATTGCACGATACAGAAAAGAAGTTACAGGCAGTCTTGATGAAGTTGTAATCGCAGCTGTAAGAGACAGAATTTCCCAGTTAGAAGAATTAGATAAACGCAGAGCTGCAATACTTAACTCGCTTGAAGAAAGAAAATTACTCACCGACGAATTAAAAGAAAAAATAGAAGCTGCAATAACTCTTACCGAGCTTGAAGATATTTATTTGCCCTACAGACCAAAGAGAAGAACGAAGGCTACGGTTGCAAAAGAAAAAGGACTGGAACCATTGGGTGAATCTATTTTCGCGCAGGGAGATATTGATATAATTGCCGAAGCGGAAAAATATATCGATGCAGAGAAAGGCGTTAACACAATCGAAGAAGCTTTGCAGGGCGCAAGAGATATTATAGCGGAGTGGGTAAGCGAAAATCAGGAAGCGCGCGAAAAGATGCGTGACCTTTATCAGAAAAAAGGCGTTTTCATTTCAAAAGTTGTTTCAGGAAAAGAAGAAGAAGGAATTAAGTATAAAGATTATTACGAATGGCGCGAGCCGATTTCATCAGCTCCTTCTCACAGAGTTCTAGCAATGAGACGCGGAGAGAACGAAGGATTTTTATCATTGAAGGCAGAGCCTGAAACGGAAGAAGCAATTAATTTAATGCAAAGTATTTTTGTAAAAGGAAATAATGATTCTGCTGCTCAGGTAAAGATTGCAATAGATGATTCGTATAAAAGACTGCTCGGTCCTTCAATGGAAACTGAAGCAAGAGTTATCAGCAAAGAGACTGCCGATAAAGAAGCGATTGCAGTATTCGCGGATAATTTACGTCAGCTTTTACTTGCTGCTCCATTGGGAGAAAAAAGAGTTTTGGCGATTGACCCGGGATTCAGAACAGGCTGCAAAGTCGTATGCCTTGATGAGAATGGAAAGCTTTTAAAGAACGATAATATTTATCCGACACAATCCGATGCGATGAAGAAACTTGCTGCGGAAAAATTAATAAAGCTTGCTGAAGAATATAAACCGGACGTAATTGCAATCGGCAACGGAACTGCAAGCAGAGAGACAGAAGCTTTTGTTAAGACAGTGGATTTCGGAAGAGATATTCCTACTATAATGGTAAACGAATCCGGAGCATCTATTTACTCTGCATCGGAAGTTGCGAGAGAGGAATTTCCCGATTACGATGTTACAGTAAGAGGCTCAGTTTCTATAGGAAGAAGACTTATGGACCCGCTTGCTGAGCTTGTGAAAATTGATGCGAAGTCGATCGGCGTAGGACAGTATCAGCATGATGTTGACCAGAAAGCACTGAAAGAAAAACTTGATGATGTTGTAATTAGCTGCGTGAATAAAGTTGGTGTTGAGTTAAACACTGCTAGCAAAGAGTTGTTGACATACGTTTCAGGACTCGGACCCAAGCTTGCAAAAAGTATTATAGATTATAGAAATGATAAAGGTGCGTTCAAATCACGCGATGAAGTTTTAAAAGTACCGAGACTCGGCAACAAAGCATTTGAGCAGGCAGCAGGATTTTTAAGAATCCGCGATGCAAAAAATCCGTTGGATTCATCTGCTGTTCACCCTGAAAGCTACGACATTGTTTATCAGATGGCAAAGGATGTTGGCTGCACTGTAGAAGAATTAATGCATTCAGATGAACTCAGAAAAAAAATTAATATAAATAAATATGTATCGGATACAGTCGGCTTACCAACATTAAATGATATAATGGACGAACTTGCAAAGCCGGGACGCGACCCCCGACAAAAATTCGAGCTGTTCAAATTTGCTGAAGGAATCGAGAAGATGGAAGACTTAAAGCCGGGAATGAAACTGCCGGGCATTGTAACAAACTTAACTGCTTTCGGCGCATTCGTTGATATAGGAGTTCATCAGGACGGGCTTGTTCACATCAGTCAGATAACGGATAGATTTATAAAAAATCCTGCCGAAGTTTTAAAGGTTGCGCAAAAGGTTGACGTTACCGTAGTTGAAGTCGATTTAGCAAGAAAAAGAATTCAATTAAGCATGAAGGAACCCGGAGCGAAACCTGTAGTTAAAAATACTAACACAAAGGTTGACCCGAATGCTTTTAAAGCAAAGCAGCAGAGCAAGATGGAAGAAAAAGAGGATAAGCTAAAAATGTTACTTGAAAAGTTTAAAAAATAG
- a CDS encoding FAD-dependent oxidoreductase has translation MIKRIELILSPKESTDDKFIEELVRSKLSLKKSDTLHIQKDRSSIDARSRYPRINLLVNVYINEVPKKTPPVKSSYKKTSDKKKVIIVGAGPAGYFAALELIEHGIKPVIFDRGKDVRERRKDLRAIQQFSIVNPDSNYCFGEGGAGTYSDGKLYTRSHKRGDIDKALRILVEHGADKNILVESHPHIGSNKLPGVVQKLRDTILEFGGEIHFDSKVTDFIIDNEVMKGVIVNDKEEHTADAVILATGHSARDIFFLLQKRNVYLEAKPYAIGVRAEHPQELIDEIQYKQNPRDKYLPASSYKLVTQTDGRGVFSFCMCPGGLIVPAATAPKELVVNGMSMSRRDSKFANSGIVVALETDDYKIILDEIKKENPNEVKNLKEEFRVNNNLDVLSPDFDGLLIQSLIEKRFFNASGKETQAAPAQKITDFVKGITSLELNDTSYIPGVYSHDFDLLLPEFFSIKLKSAFVDYGKKMKGYFSNEGMMVGIESRTSSPVKIPRNKTDYQHIKVSRLYPCGEGAGYAGGIISAALDGQNVAKAIAAAT, from the coding sequence ATGATTAAAAGAATTGAACTGATTCTTTCACCGAAGGAATCAACCGATGATAAATTCATCGAAGAGCTTGTAAGAAGCAAATTATCTCTAAAAAAAAGTGATACATTACACATTCAAAAAGACCGCAGTTCAATTGATGCGCGTTCAAGATATCCCCGAATAAATCTCCTTGTCAATGTTTATATAAATGAAGTCCCGAAAAAAACTCCTCCCGTTAAATCATCATACAAAAAAACTTCCGATAAAAAGAAAGTAATTATTGTGGGCGCAGGTCCTGCAGGATATTTCGCCGCGCTTGAGTTAATCGAACATGGAATCAAACCTGTTATTTTTGACAGAGGAAAAGATGTAAGGGAACGCAGAAAAGATTTAAGAGCCATACAGCAGTTCAGCATTGTAAATCCCGATTCAAATTATTGCTTTGGTGAAGGCGGCGCAGGAACATATTCCGACGGCAAGCTTTATACCCGCTCACATAAACGCGGAGACATTGATAAGGCGTTACGGATTTTAGTTGAGCATGGCGCAGATAAAAACATTTTAGTTGAGTCACATCCTCATATCGGTTCAAACAAATTGCCGGGAGTTGTGCAGAAGTTAAGAGATACAATTTTGGAATTCGGAGGAGAGATTCATTTTGATTCTAAAGTAACGGACTTCATAATTGATAATGAAGTGATGAAGGGTGTAATTGTAAATGATAAAGAAGAACATACAGCCGATGCAGTTATACTTGCAACGGGTCATTCTGCACGGGACATATTTTTTCTTTTGCAGAAAAGAAATGTATATCTGGAAGCAAAGCCGTATGCAATAGGAGTGAGGGCAGAGCATCCGCAGGAACTGATAGATGAAATTCAATACAAACAAAATCCACGCGATAAATATTTACCTGCATCAAGCTATAAACTTGTTACACAGACAGACGGCAGAGGAGTTTTTTCATTTTGCATGTGTCCGGGCGGACTGATTGTGCCTGCTGCAACAGCACCTAAAGAGTTAGTTGTTAACGGAATGTCCATGTCCCGCAGAGATTCAAAATTTGCGAACTCAGGAATTGTAGTTGCTCTGGAAACAGATGATTACAAAATTATTTTAGATGAGATAAAAAAAGAAAATCCAAACGAAGTGAAAAATTTAAAGGAAGAGTTCAGAGTAAACAATAATCTTGATGTGTTAAGCCCTGATTTTGACGGTTTGCTTATACAATCCTTAATAGAAAAAAGATTTTTTAATGCATCAGGAAAAGAAACTCAGGCTGCCCCCGCACAGAAGATAACAGATTTTGTAAAAGGGATAACATCTTTAGAATTAAATGACACTTCCTATATACCGGGAGTTTACTCTCATGATTTTGATTTATTGCTTCCGGAATTTTTTTCAATAAAATTAAAATCGGCTTTCGTGGATTACGGTAAAAAAATGAAAGGATATTTTTCAAATGAAGGAATGATGGTGGGGATTGAGTCACGTACAAGCTCGCCTGTAAAAATTCCGCGGAACAAAACTGATTATCAGCACATTAAAGTAAGTAGACTTTACCCCTGCGGTGAAGGTGCGGGATATGCCGGAGGAATTATTTCTGCCGCTCTGGACGGGCAGAATGTAGCTAAGGCAATCGCTGCAGCAACTTAA